A genomic stretch from Halobellus sp. LT62 includes:
- a CDS encoding halo transducer protein produces MVPDRTDDANGVIGLSTETAVERILAADATRDCDEVRSVLAHVTTDDRVTREEIDATVSDVSKRIATAETRAELARSAFESARSASAAVGDLDVVADRFDRYETTLDDIETRVPELGAELQHVSNPDDDPDTVYEAVSTLRQIASCADDVQRTADELQFDLEDFEAWLGSHERRRRAFEEDVDVVADALDSARAATEDLDEETWVAASLRIELVPVFVSDFRAELDELRVMAARDDVDDGWDAAFEDRLDELESRAVTVRSTLEKAGDTGWRETHRERIAAFERAVDGIEPPIEWRTVYAELERARALAEPYP; encoded by the coding sequence ATGGTCCCGGATCGAACGGACGATGCAAACGGCGTGATCGGGCTCTCGACCGAGACGGCGGTTGAGCGGATCCTCGCCGCGGACGCGACGCGCGACTGCGACGAGGTGCGCTCGGTGCTCGCCCACGTCACCACGGACGATCGGGTGACCCGCGAGGAAATCGACGCGACGGTATCGGACGTCTCGAAGCGCATCGCAACGGCTGAGACGCGTGCTGAACTGGCGCGGAGTGCCTTCGAAAGCGCTCGGAGCGCCAGTGCTGCCGTGGGTGATCTCGACGTCGTCGCCGACCGATTCGATCGGTACGAGACCACCCTCGACGACATCGAGACGCGTGTGCCCGAGCTCGGTGCGGAACTCCAGCACGTCTCCAATCCCGATGACGATCCTGACACGGTGTACGAGGCGGTCAGTACCCTCCGGCAGATCGCCTCGTGCGCGGACGACGTCCAACGAACCGCCGACGAACTCCAGTTCGACCTCGAAGACTTCGAGGCGTGGCTCGGCTCGCACGAACGCAGACGGCGCGCGTTCGAGGAGGACGTCGACGTCGTCGCCGACGCGCTCGACTCGGCGCGAGCGGCCACCGAAGACCTCGACGAAGAAACGTGGGTCGCGGCGTCCCTCCGGATCGAACTGGTGCCGGTGTTCGTTTCGGACTTCCGCGCCGAGCTTGACGAGCTCCGCGTGATGGCCGCACGCGACGATGTCGACGACGGCTGGGATGCCGCGTTCGAGGACCGCTTGGACGAGTTGGAATCGCGCGCCGTCACCGTTCGATCGACGCTCGAGAAAGCCGGCGACACCGGGTGGCGGGAGACACACCGTGAACGGATCGCGGCCTTCGAACGCGCGGTCGACGGTATCGAGCCACCGATCGAGTGGAGAACGGTGTACGCGGAACTCGAACGGGCTCGGGCACTGGCTGAGCCGTATCCGTGA
- the pstC gene encoding phosphate ABC transporter permease subunit PstC codes for MSFIQDFIRRGRSEIREAIRRRTRRAHDFVDETEPEALAVVTIVSVSLIAALAGFLLVSALTAVPIATFLVAVTYGWIRHQEVTARILTLTTTVSTLLILGLIIVFIFMESIPVIRYESATVFGVTVPGLRMFVETRWDAVSDPVRFSMVPMIHGTVMVTLIATAVAAPLGVSAALFLSEIAPAPVREIVKPGVEILAGIPSIVYGFIGFTILSPWASAQFRLTGQGTYLFVGVVVGLMALPTVVSVAEDALSSVPESIKSGSLAVGTTDWQTMTSITLPAAFSGVSAAVLLGVGRAIGETMAATVMLKGVPRLTEPLYNVFYGQETLTSIIARNYGDADGLQMDALFVAGVILFVTVLFISIGSQYVEWRMKRQFGGDI; via the coding sequence ATGTCATTCATTCAAGATTTCATACGAAGGGGGCGATCGGAGATTCGAGAGGCCATACGACGCCGCACTCGGCGGGCGCACGACTTCGTCGACGAGACCGAACCCGAGGCGCTCGCGGTCGTGACGATCGTCTCCGTCTCACTGATCGCCGCGCTCGCGGGGTTTCTGCTCGTTTCGGCGCTGACCGCCGTGCCGATCGCGACCTTCCTCGTCGCCGTCACGTACGGATGGATCCGCCACCAAGAGGTAACGGCGCGTATCCTGACACTGACGACGACGGTCTCGACGCTGCTGATCTTGGGACTCATCATCGTGTTCATCTTTATGGAGTCGATCCCGGTCATCCGCTACGAGAGCGCGACCGTGTTCGGCGTGACCGTGCCGGGACTCCGGATGTTCGTCGAGACGCGCTGGGACGCCGTCAGCGACCCCGTCCGGTTCTCGATGGTACCGATGATTCACGGGACGGTGATGGTGACCCTTATCGCGACTGCGGTGGCCGCACCGCTCGGAGTCTCCGCGGCGCTGTTTCTCTCCGAAATCGCTCCGGCACCTGTCCGAGAGATTGTCAAACCCGGCGTCGAGATCCTCGCGGGCATCCCCTCGATCGTGTACGGGTTCATCGGGTTCACTATTCTGAGCCCGTGGGCCTCCGCCCAGTTCCGACTCACCGGTCAGGGGACCTACCTCTTCGTCGGCGTGGTCGTCGGCTTGATGGCGCTACCGACGGTCGTCTCCGTCGCGGAGGACGCGCTTTCGAGCGTGCCCGAGTCGATTAAGAGCGGTTCGCTCGCGGTCGGGACGACCGACTGGCAGACGATGACGTCGATCACGCTGCCGGCGGCCTTTTCTGGCGTCTCCGCCGCGGTGCTGCTCGGCGTGGGTCGTGCCATCGGCGAGACGATGGCTGCGACGGTGATGTTGAAGGGAGTCCCGCGGCTCACCGAGCCGCTGTACAACGTCTTTTACGGCCAAGAAACCCTCACGTCGATCATCGCCCGCAACTACGGCGACGCCGACGGGCTGCAGATGGACGCGCTGTTCGTCGCCGGCGTCATCCTCTTCGTTACTGTCCTGTTCATCTCCATCGGATCGCAGTACGTCGAGTGGCGGATGAAGCGGCAGTTCGGAGGTGACATCTGA
- the pstA gene encoding phosphate ABC transporter permease PstA has translation MAGATRSALVNRKTSGAEFAAAAAIGLSTILFVLSIASLAEQLSITGSVVGVPTVTLLGGALVLLGGAVAAFGVGSRLGYVGTNPDRSAGLVAAVAAGTPWAVIGGGVASGLLGVGTVLALVAGLLTGGVVSAATAFSREDIGSTVPIGALSIVTGLLFLTSALGPEWVWNLGWEQTASLTAEFVIPLATLLNAMYAGWAASKAYGGFGARGRHVGAYVLVYLNALSIVAFLFVLVAFTVVRGIPGLLNGAEFGLGVGPATTIELGGFGFTFVWPFSVPFVMNGVALLNDFQGVLPAIVGTIWLVVGAVLFAVPLGIGAAIFLTEYAEQGPFTQIVEIATNGLWSTPSIVFGLFGFAFLIPRFGNSKSLLAGMLTLGFMLLPLVLITSREAMISVPDEYRDASAALGVSKWQTIRSVVLPAALPGVVTGVILGVGRIAGETAPILLTMAGGTFVPGSQTADVIGSFEFIASPPFVTNPELLQATSALPYQLFALITAGVGLGDNVANPEEFRWATALVLLAVVLSFYAVGIATRYYFRRKLSYE, from the coding sequence ATGGCCGGCGCGACGCGATCAGCGCTCGTCAACCGAAAGACGTCCGGCGCAGAGTTCGCGGCCGCGGCGGCGATAGGGCTCTCGACGATCCTGTTCGTCCTGTCTATCGCCTCGCTCGCCGAACAGTTGTCGATCACCGGGTCGGTCGTCGGGGTGCCGACGGTGACGCTGCTCGGCGGAGCCCTCGTCCTCCTCGGCGGCGCTGTGGCCGCCTTCGGCGTGGGCTCGCGCTTGGGGTACGTCGGCACCAACCCGGACAGAAGTGCCGGCCTCGTTGCCGCCGTCGCCGCCGGAACCCCGTGGGCTGTCATCGGCGGCGGAGTCGCTTCGGGGCTGCTCGGGGTGGGGACCGTCCTCGCGCTCGTCGCCGGTCTTCTGACGGGTGGCGTCGTGTCCGCAGCGACGGCGTTCTCGCGGGAGGACATCGGATCGACCGTCCCGATCGGCGCGCTCTCGATCGTCACGGGCCTCCTATTTCTGACGAGTGCCCTCGGCCCCGAGTGGGTGTGGAACCTCGGCTGGGAACAGACCGCGTCGCTGACCGCCGAGTTCGTCATTCCGCTCGCGACGCTTCTCAACGCGATGTACGCGGGCTGGGCGGCGTCGAAAGCGTATGGTGGATTCGGTGCCCGCGGCCGACACGTGGGGGCGTACGTGCTCGTCTACCTGAACGCGCTCTCCATCGTGGCCTTCCTGTTCGTCCTCGTGGCGTTTACCGTCGTGCGGGGCATCCCGGGACTTCTCAACGGTGCGGAGTTCGGGTTAGGCGTCGGTCCCGCGACGACGATCGAACTGGGCGGATTCGGCTTCACGTTCGTCTGGCCGTTCTCCGTGCCGTTCGTGATGAACGGCGTCGCGCTACTGAACGACTTCCAAGGCGTCCTGCCCGCGATCGTCGGGACGATCTGGCTGGTCGTCGGCGCGGTCCTGTTCGCGGTGCCGCTCGGCATCGGCGCGGCGATCTTCCTGACGGAGTACGCCGAACAGGGGCCGTTCACCCAGATCGTCGAAATTGCGACGAACGGGCTCTGGAGCACCCCCAGTATCGTCTTCGGGCTCTTCGGCTTCGCGTTCCTCATTCCCCGGTTCGGCAACAGCAAGTCGCTGCTCGCGGGGATGCTGACGCTCGGGTTTATGCTGCTCCCGTTGGTCCTCATCACGAGCCGCGAGGCGATGATCTCCGTCCCCGACGAATACCGCGACGCCAGCGCGGCTCTGGGCGTCTCGAAGTGGCAGACGATTCGGAGCGTCGTGCTGCCCGCCGCGCTCCCCGGTGTCGTGACGGGGGTGATCCTCGGCGTCGGTCGGATCGCGGGCGAGACAGCGCCCATCCTGTTGACGATGGCAGGCGGGACGTTCGTTCCCGGGAGTCAGACGGCCGACGTGATCGGCAGCTTCGAGTTCATCGCGTCGCCGCCGTTCGTGACGAACCCGGAACTGCTCCAAGCGACATCAGCGCTCCCGTACCAACTGTTCGCGCTCATCACCGCGGGGGTGGGCCTCGGCGACAACGTCGCCAACCCCGAGGAGTTCCGGTGGGCGACGGCGCTGGTCCTCCTCGCCGTGGTGCTGTCGTTCTACGCGGTCGGAATCGCGACGCGATACTACTTCCGGAGGAAACTGAGCTATGAGTGA
- a CDS encoding PstS family phosphate ABC transporter substrate-binding protein: MSGDSERFGDHVSRREFLVASGAVGAAGLAGCSSQSGSNTESAGDSGGGSSGDSQAQSNSGSGSSGGSGGSSLLNAEGSSTVYPISNKGSSYWNSNAPPSDGEYWGSNDESTVPGWEELGEPDMMIADYFASLAGFEPTEQRSEPPFPTTVGLSHSGTGCEAVVDGLVDIGNSSGPITAELDWSEERRDEEVVDHVVGRDGQPVVVSGDVSDAGVTQLTGEQVRMIFQGEVDNWSELDGIDYDQELFVIGRAEGSGTDTAFRLNMLGDADAPMDVDTRQGQNQQVAQLVSQNDGAIAYMALAFTSDQVQPIGIDFEGTLYEPDRDAENTIFDSEYPLNRDLHMYTKITEDTPSGTDQREAAFMNMFLTEFGQTLFVEDVNYIPLPTADIEAEREKLSDWIDY; encoded by the coding sequence ATGTCGGGAGACTCAGAGCGTTTCGGTGACCACGTATCACGTCGGGAGTTCCTCGTTGCGAGCGGGGCCGTCGGTGCCGCTGGCCTCGCCGGCTGTTCCTCGCAATCGGGCTCGAACACGGAGAGCGCTGGCGACAGCGGCGGAGGCTCGTCGGGCGACTCCCAAGCACAGTCCAATTCCGGATCCGGTTCCTCGGGTGGCAGTGGCGGTTCGTCGCTTCTCAACGCGGAGGGTTCCTCAACGGTCTACCCGATCTCGAACAAGGGCAGTTCCTACTGGAACTCGAACGCGCCGCCGAGCGACGGCGAGTACTGGGGCTCGAACGACGAGAGTACCGTGCCCGGTTGGGAGGAACTCGGCGAGCCGGATATGATGATCGCGGACTACTTCGCGAGCCTAGCCGGGTTCGAGCCGACCGAACAGCGCTCGGAACCACCGTTCCCGACGACAGTCGGCCTCTCGCACTCGGGGACCGGCTGTGAGGCCGTCGTCGACGGACTCGTCGATATCGGCAACTCCTCGGGGCCGATCACGGCCGAACTCGACTGGAGCGAGGAGCGCCGCGACGAGGAAGTCGTCGACCACGTCGTCGGCCGCGACGGGCAGCCGGTCGTCGTCAGCGGCGACGTCTCGGATGCCGGGGTCACTCAGCTCACCGGCGAGCAGGTCCGGATGATCTTCCAAGGCGAGGTCGACAACTGGAGCGAACTCGACGGCATCGACTACGACCAAGAGCTGTTCGTGATCGGCCGCGCCGAGGGCTCCGGAACCGACACCGCGTTCCGGCTCAATATGCTCGGCGACGCCGACGCGCCGATGGACGTCGACACCCGCCAAGGACAGAACCAACAGGTCGCCCAGCTCGTCTCGCAGAACGACGGTGCCATCGCGTACATGGCGCTCGCGTTCACGAGCGATCAGGTCCAGCCCATCGGGATCGATTTCGAGGGAACGCTCTACGAGCCCGACCGCGACGCGGAGAACACCATCTTCGACAGCGAATATCCCCTCAACCGTGACCTCCACATGTACACGAAAATCACGGAGGACACGCCGAGTGGGACGGATCAGCGTGAGGCCGCGTTTATGAATATGTTCCTGACCGAATTCGGACAGACACTGTTCGTCGAGGACGTCAACTACATCCCCCTCCCGACCGCGGACATCGAAGCCGAGCGCGAGAAACTGAGCGACTGGATCGACTACTGA